ACTACTATCAGTATCAGTCTTTGGGAGAATACAACGCTTTGCTTTCTCTTTTTAATATTACCACCGAGAAAGTGGAGGGCGAATTGCAGGGAAAAATGCGACAAGGTTTATTGTATATTCCGTTAAATGAAAAAGGAGAAAGAGCCGGACACCCGTTTAAAGCTTCCCTGTTCGGAAAGAATGCAGGGCTACCAGCTTTGGAATTGCATTTTGCGAAATGTAAAACGGATTTGAAAGACAACCCGACCAAACAGACACTCAAATCAGCCGTTACCATTGCCTTGCAATCTACGGCTGATGAATTGAGCTTTAAAAAGCAGTTATCCGCACAAGGTATAAATGTGGTAGTGCGAAGAAATGACACCGGACGGATTTATGGTATGACATTCATAGACCACAATTCCAAAACCGTTTGGAACGGTTCACGATTGGCAAAGGAACTTTCTGCCAATACCTTTAATGATTATTGGAACAACAACATCAAGCCCGACATTAAAGAGCCTGACGAGCCACAAGAAAAAAAATCCACATCAAATGATGCGGATCTTCCCACGGAAGAACTGCATCATTTGTTCGACTTAAACATTCCTGACAAAAAAGACGACGGCTTGATTGAAGCCTTTGGCGGCTTGCTATTACCTGAAGCACAGGGCGAAGATTACGAGGAACAGGACTTTGCAAACAAATTGAAGAAAAAACGTAAACGCAAAAGAGCGTTACAATAACATTCAGCCAAACACCGCCACGTACTGCCATTGACTGCCACAATCTTATAGCCACGCTATACAGCTCATAAATTCACGCCCGAACATTTAAAATTTTTTATAATGCAGGGAGAAGACGATTTAAGAGGCTTAGCCAAGATTATGGCTTTTATGCGAGCAGTAAGCATCATTATAGTATTGATGCACTTGTATTGGTTCTGTTACGGGTTCTTTATACAACGTGGCTGGACATTGGAAATTATCAATAAGATTTTAGGAAATTTCAATCGAACGGCAGGACTATTTGAACATACCTTATATACCAAAGTTTTCGCTTTGGTTTTGTTGGCTTTGAGCTGTTTGGGGACGAAAGGTGTTAAGGACGAAAAGATTACTTGGGGCAAAATTTATGTAGCATTGGTTATCGGCTTCGTCCTGTTCTTTTTAAACTTTCCATTACTAAAACTACCATTAAACACCGCTACATTTCTGTATATCCTGACCACAAGCTTAGGCTATATCGCTTTAATGGTGGCAGGAGTTTGGATGAGCCGTTTGCTGCGTAGCAATTTAATGGACGACGTATTCAATAACGAAAACGAGAGCTTCCAGCAGGAAACCAAGTTAATGCAGAATGAGTATTCGGTTAATCTGCCCACAAAATTTTACTACAAAAACAAATGGAACGACGGTTGGATAAATATCGTAAATCCGTTTAGAGCAACGATTGTGTTAGGAACGCCAGGCTCCGGAAAATCCTACGCCATTGTAAACAATTATATCAAACAGCAGATTGAGAAAGGCTTCTCAATGTACATTTACGATTTTAAGTTTGACGACCTTTCCACGATTGCCTACAATCATTTATTAAAGAACAGGGATAAATATAAGGTTCAGCCAAAATTCTACGTGATAAACTTTGACGACCCACGCAAGAGCCACCGTTGCAATCCGCTCAACCCCGACTTTATGACGGACATTAGCGATGCCTACGAAGCCGCCTATACCATAATGCTGAACCTCAACAGGTCGTGGATACAGAAGCAAGGGGATTTCTTTGTGGAAAGCCCGATTATCCTATTAGCAGCCATTATTTGGTACTTAAAAATCTACGATAACGGTAAATATTGTACCTTTCCCCACGCCATTGAGCTACTGAATAAAAAGTATGCAGACGTATTTACTATCCTGACTTCTTATGCCGATTTGGAAAATTATTTGTCGCCCTTTATGGATGCTTGGCAGGGCGGCGCACAAGACCAATTACAGGGGCAGATTGCTTCAGCAAAAATTCCTTTATCGAGAATGATTTCCCCAAGTTTGTATTGGGTTATGACTGGCGACGATTTTTCTTTAGACATTAACAACCCAAATGAGCCTAAAATACTTTGTGTAGGTAACAATCCCGACCGCCAAAATATCTACTCCGCAGCTTTGGGTCTGTACAACTCCCGAATTGTCAAGCTCATCAACAAGAAAGGACAATTAAAGAGTTCGGTAATCATTGACGAATTGCCTACGATTTATTTTCGTGGCTTGGATAATCTTATTGCAACGGCGAGAAGTAACAAGGTAGCAGTTTGTTTAGGCTTTCAGGATTTTTCGCAATTAATACGTGATTATGGCGACAAAGAAGCTAAGGTTATTCAGAATACGGTAGGTAATATTTTTAGCGGTCAGGTAGTGGGCGAAACGGCAAAGAGCCTGTCAGAGCGTTTCGGAAAAGTATTGCAAAAACGGCAAAGTATGACCATTAACCGAAATGATAAATCTACTTCCATATCCACTCAATTAGACAGCCTTATTCCGGCTTCCAAAATCAGCACACTTACACAAGGTATGTTCGTGGGTTCCGTGTCCGACAACTTCGACGAACGTATCGAGCAAAAGATATTTCACGCTGAAATAGTGGTCGATAATGAAAAGGTTGCGACCGAAACCAAAGCGTATCAGAAGATACCGCAGATTTTATCATTCACAGACGACAACGGAATGGACAATATGAAACGGGATATTGAAAGCAATTACCGTCAGATAAAGTTAGACATTGTTCATATTGTGGAAAGCGAAATGGAAAGGATAAAGAATGACCCCGATTTACAGCACTTAATTCAACAAGATTAATTCAATACAAGCAAAAAAACGGGCTATAAGTAATAGTCCGTTTTTATTATCCTAATTGATTATTTAGTTCATTCTCCTGTATTCAATCGGCGTATGTCCGACCTGTTGTTTGAAAAATCTCGTGAAATGTTGAGGGTATTTAAAGCCCAATTCCTCGGCTATTTCATTGACCGTCTTATGTTCATCAAATATTTTGTGCTTGGCGATTTCGATGATTTTGCCCTGAATGTATTCCTTAGCGGTTTTACCTGTTTCTTTTTTTATCAAATCGCCGAAATAGCTTGCCGATAAATGAAACTTCTCTGCACAGTACGCTACTGATGGCAGACCGATTGTTTTCGGTTTATCGGATAAAAAATACTCATAAAGCAACCGCTCGAATTTTTCCAAAATTCCCCTGTTTTCATTTTCCCTTGTGATAAACTGACGGTCATAAAACCGTATGCAATAATTCAACAGCAATTCTATATTGGAAGCAATCAGCATTTTGCTATGCTTATCCACAGCGTGACGTAGTTCGTTCTGTATCTTGGTAAAACAATCCAATACAATCTCCCTTTCTGCATCTGACAGGTGCAGGGCTTCGTTCACATCGTAAGAAAAAAAAGTATAGTCCTTGATACGTTGTGCTAAAGACGTACCTTTTAGCAATTCCGCATCGAACAATAACCCCCAACCCTGTGGCGTAAACTCTTTCAATCGGTGCTTAACACGCATTACCTGTCTTGGCGCAACAAAAATCAATGTTCCTTCCTGATAATCGTAATGGTTACGCCCATATTTCAATATCCCACACTTCAAATCATTTAGATATACGGCAAAAAGGTTGAGGTTAAAAGCAAGCGACGGCATTGCTCCAACCTCTGCAAAATCAAAAACAGTGACAAGAGGATGAAACGTTTCAAGCCCACGTAGCTTATTGTATTCTGAAATACTTTCAATTTTCAATATATCATCCATAGCACGATTATTTATTACAAAGTTATACATTCCTGAAACACAGTAACTATGTCACCCTCAAAATCAGTAAAAAAGGTAGCCAATATGCAATTCATATACCTGTCAAAAATATGTTCCTTAATTCAAAAATTTTATTGCCTTTCTATAATGAAGCGGACTGCACCCCTTATGCGATTTAAAATATCGGCTTAGATAGGATTGGTCGGGAAAATTTAGCTGTTCGGCAATTTCCTGAAGCGAATAATCCGTTTTGTAGAGCAAGGTTTCAATTTCAATAATCAGGCGTTTATCAATCATTTCTTTGGGCGATTTAAAATTGGCATTCTCTGCCGTAATCTTCCTCAAATATCGTGGTGTAATAGCTAACTGGTCGGCATAAAAAGCCACATTGCGTTCCTTTTCGTAATGTTCGTCCAATATGGAAAGAAACTGAAAGAACAGCGACCGTTTATGGGAATACGTTTTAAACAGGTGGCTGAAATGGTTTTGGCATTTATCATATAGATAGATGAAATAATTCTGTAAAAAATTGAACCGCATCAGCTCTACCATTTCATTAGTCTTTTCGCCCGATACCAATTCCGCATTGTCCATAAGCACATTCAGATTTCTTAACAAAGTGCAGTTTGGTGTATGCTGGAAAAACGGCGTATCACGGAGAAAGAGAAAAAGAGAACTCCCAAGACGTAAACTGGTATTGTCCATCAATTCGCTTGAAAAAACAAACATCCTTACCCTGAAATCTTCCGAGGCAGAAACAAGGCTGATAGTGGACTTCGGTAAAACAATTAATTCCGTATCGGGAATAATCCGGTTTTCCAATACCCCGATGGTCAGCAAGGCTTCACCACTGACACACAATAGGGCAAAGCCCATTTCCAATTTGTAATGGTTGGACATAAACATACGCAGGTCGGTTTCACGATAAGCGAACTCCTCGTTCAACCATTCAGAAATGTGACCATTGTCATTTTTTGACATAAAACAGCATTATAAATATTGCAATGTACGATATTGTTCCGTTTTTGAAAAATTTTGGAGTTTTTATGAAAACAGAAAAGCAGCTTGATGTAGTTAATTTTGCCCTATAAAGTTCATTAAAACAATTTATTATGAAAACGATTTTAGAATTTCTAAGAGCAAATGCTCCCTATTCTTTGGCTACCGTAGAAAACAATAAGCCAAAAGTCAGACCGATAGGTTTTCTATTGGAAGTAGATGGCAAATTGAGTTTTTACACCAGTAAGGTCAAGAACGTGTACAAGCAACTTGAGAGTAATGCCAACGCCGAAATATGTGCATTGGGAAAAATGGGATGGATGCGTATTTCGGGTACGGTTACCTTTAACGACAGTCCTGAAATTACCCAAAAATGGCTTGAAGTAGCCCCGTTCTTAAAATTTGTCTATAAGGACAGACCCGAACTTTTAACGGCTTGCAGTTTTGATGGCATTACGGTAGAGTTCAGACCTGTACAGGGGAGTGATGTGCCTGAATTTGTCGCAGGATGGGAAACCTTTAAGGATGCAGAGGGCGGTATCGTGTACACCAATACATACTAAAGTTATGGAAGCAACCGAAAAAAAAGTATTGGAAACGATGCTAAAAATAGGCGTTCCCACCAATGCAGGCAAAATAGCCGAGCAATCGGAAATGGACAAGAATGAAGTGATAAAAGCGATGAAAGTATTAAGGGAAACCGGACGTATCGTGTCGCCTAAACGATGTTTTTGGCAACCCATAAAATAAACGATTGAAAGAGATAATAGAACGATATGAAACATTTGATGGTGTGCAAGAACTGCACAGGTATATAGCCGCAGGAATTAAAAAATGCCGTTGAGCAGATTGATTGTGAAATCACAATCGGGTGTATAAAAAAATGTGCAAGCAGATACCCCGAACTGAAAGGAAAGGCTTACGGATTAATCAATGACGAATTTACAATCTGTGAGAGCAAGGAAGAACTATTGCTAAAAATTGAGGAAGCAGAAGATGTTTTGTTGTAGCCCAATCAATGAGTATCATACCCCTTTTTACTTCTTGTTCTTTACGCTGGTTATATTATAACATCTATTGCCCACAGACGGCTCAAAGCCTCTTGGTTTTATCTGTAAAATCAAGAGGTTTTTATTTCAGACCATTTCAAAAGCAACTGCCACTATCCATTTTATAAACCCAAAATCAGCAAAAATGGTAGAAAATACAGCAATCCGTATAAGTTTCATCTTGGCTAACATCAAGACCTTTGTAAATGAATAAATTGGGGTAAGTGTAAATTTTCACTTCGGCTTGCTCCTTTACGGATAAGATGCACATTATGAGCCAATATTTCAGAATACTGTCCATTGCAACGTATATAAGCGTTTCGATGCTTTTCGTATTTTCGGGCAAAACCTACGGACAAATACTACCACTTAAAGAAGCAATTGACAAGGGCGTTTCCAATTTCGGCGGATTGAACGCCAAACGAAATTATGCCAATGCTTCCAATGAAAATGTGATAAGGGCAAAACGGGAATACCTGCCTAACCTAAATCTGTCAGCCCAACAAAACTACGGAACCATCAACGGTCAGAACGGAGCAATGTACGGGTTGAATGGTCTTGGGGTTGCTTCATCAGGATTACCGTTACCGGAGCAGAATTGGAACGCTGCATTTGGAGCATTATACTTGGTCAATGTCAATTGGGAGTTTTTCAATTTCGGACGGACACAGCAACAGGTACGGCTTGCCAAATCCGATGCCGATGTCTATAAAAAGGACTACGAGCAAGAGATATTCCAACATAAGGTAAAGATAGCCGCCGCCTACCTTAATTTGTTGGCAAGCCAAAGGTTGCTCACTTCACAGGAGCGAAACCTGCAAAGAACCGAAGCATTTTATAATAATGTAGCAACCCGAGTAAAAAATGGATTGTTGGCAGGCGTAGATAGCGTAACCGCTTCCGCAGAAGTGTCCAAAGCCAAAATACTTTTGAACCAAACGAAAGAGCAGGTTAAGGTACAGAACAACGAATTGGTAAATTTCTTAGGAGAAGAACCCTATAATATTATCAGCGACACAACATTCATCAATAAAAGACCACAGGCAACCCTTTTTGCTAACAATGAAAATCCCGACCATCCCACACGATTGTTTTTCCAAAGCAAAATAAACAAGAGTTTGGCACAGGAAAAACTATACAAAAAACAGTATATGCCCTCGTTCCTGTTATACGGTGTGTATCAGACACGGGCATCGGGTTTCAGTTCGGATTATGCAACCGACCAGACCGCATTTACACAAAACTATTTTGATGGCATTTCGCCCGACCGACAAAACTACCTCTTTGGTGTTGGAGTTACTTGGAATTTGACCTCAATAAGCCGTTACAGCAAAAATGTAACTGCCCAAAGACTGATAACAAAAGGCTTGGAAGAAGAATACAAAGCGATTGACATAGAACTCCGAAACAGGGAAGATGCCGCCGCTTCAAGATTGGAATACGCTATTGCAAACCATAATGAAGCACCCTTGCAGGTCGAAGCCGCCCAAAAAGCATACATACAACGGCTAACCTTATATAATAACGGTCTAAGTACATTGATTGACGTTATCAACGCACAATATTTGCTCAATCGGGCAGAAACAGACCGTGATATTGCCTTTGTAAATGTATGGCAGGCGTTGCTGATGAAAGCCGCCGCAAACGGAGATTTCAACCTGTTTATTAATGAATTTTAATTCCCGAAAAAAATATGAATTTAATACGATTTGCACTCCGTAAACCCATTTCCATCCTTGTACTCGTAGCAGGGATATTGTTCTTTGGAATAGGCTCAGTTCGGGATATAAAAGTAGATATACTCCCGAAAATGGATTTGCCCGTTATCTATATATCACAGCCGTTCGGCGGTTATACGCCCGACCAGATGGAAGCCTATTTTACAAAGAATTATGCAAGTGTCCTACTCTTGGCAAATGGCATTAAGTCCATCGAAACGAAAAACCTGCAAGGGTTGAGCCTTTTAAAGCTGACCTATCACGAGGGTACGAATATGGCACAGGCGGCAGGAGAACTGACCGCATTGGTCAACAGGGTTCAGGTAGCCTTTCCACCGTCTTCACAGCCACCCTATGTAGTCCGTTTTGATGCTTCGTCCTTACCTGTCGGTCAATTAGTCCTAAAGAGCAAGACCCGAAGCAACAATGAATTGCAGGAATTGGCAAACAACTACGTCCGTTCATCTTTTACGTCCATTCAGGGATTGACAGCTCCGCAGGCTTTCGGTGGAAGCTCACGGACAATAGAAATCAATGTTGACCCTGCAAGGCTAAGGGCACACAATCTTACTGCCGACCAATTGGTACAGGCTATAAGACTGAACAACCAGACCGCCCCATCGGGGAACGTAAGGATTGGGGATTTGAACTATATGACCCCGACCAATACAAGTATCAAAGTATTGGAGCAGTTTGCAGAGATACCATTATTCAAAGGAGAAGTAGCCAATGTCAGGTTGGGCGATGTGGCTACCATTAAGGACGGAGCAGACCTTTCGACAGGCTATGCCCTTGTGGACGGCAAGCGTTCGGTTTATATTAGTATTGCCAAAGCCGCCGATGCTTCCACGTGGGAAGTGGTTAAAAATCTGAAAGCAAGCCTGGCCAAAATACAGAACTCATTGCCTGAAGACGTGGAGGTTTCCTACGAGTTTGACCAATCCGTATATGTTATCAACTCCGTTAAAACATTGGTAACGGAGGGTGCTATCGGAGCGATATTGACAGGACTAATGGTTATCCTGTTTCTTGGCGACAGACGAGCCGCATTAATCGTAATACTTACCATACCTATTTCGGTAATTGCAGGGGTATTTTTCCTCAAACTTTTTGGGTTTACCATTAACCTGATGACGTTGAGCGGACTTGCGTTATCAATCGGAATTTTGGTTGATGAAAGTACCGTTACGATAGAAAACATACACCAACACCTTGATATGGGCAAATCCAAAGCAAGGGCAATCGTTGATGCCTGTTTGGAAATCGCCTTACCAAAATTGCTTATCCTCTTGTGTATTTTGGCAATGTTTGCCCCTGCAATCACAATGAGCGGAATGGCAGGTGCGTTGTTCCTGCCGCTTTCCTTAGCCATTGGTTTTTCTATGATAACCTCTTTTCTATTATCGCAGACCTTTGTGCCGGTAATGGCAAATTGGCTGATGAAGACACACAAGAAAGAAACCGAAAACAAAGAGCCTAACAAGCCCAACCGCTTTGAAAAAGTTAAGGTTTCTTTTGTCCGTTTGCTCGATAAGCTAATGGCTGTCCGTAAAATAGCTACTATCGGCTACTTCATAATCATTACGGGAATTGCTGCCCTATTGATAACCACCATAGGGCGTGACGTAATGCCAAAAGTCAATTCGAGCCAATTCCAATTAAGGGTACGTGCGCCGGAGGGTACACGTATGGAACGTACCGAAGAAATAACAAAAGATATACTTAGGATTATAAACGAAACCGTTGGCGAGCAGCACGTGGGCATTTCGTCTGCCTTTGCAGGAACGCACCCTGCATCAAGTTCAACCTCTCCGATATACCTGTTTATGTCGGGTTCTCACGAAGCCGTTTTGCGGGTTGCTTTGAAAGATTATCGGGTAGATATGGACGATTTCAAAGACAAGCTACGGGAGCAGATACTCAAAGCACATCCCAACCTGAACCTGTATTTTGAACAGATAGACCTTACCGATAAAATTTTGGGTAAAGGTTCGCCAACACCAATCGAAGTAAGGGTTGCAGGCAGGGATAAGAAAGTCAATAAAGAATATGCCGACAAACTGATTGCACTATTAGAAAAGGACAATACATTCAGGGATTTGCAGACATTGCAATCAACCAACTATCCGGCAATGGACATCAATATCAACCGCACACGAGCCGCAGAATTAGGGGTGGATATGAGCGAAATTTCCCGTTCGTTGGTCGCTTCGACTTCTTCATCAAGATATACCGAGAAAAATATTTGGCTTGATGAAAAGTGGGGCTTTGCCTTTAATGTACAGGTGCAGATACCGCCCGATAAAATGGGCAATATTTCCCAACTCGGTCAGATACCATTACGCAACAATTCACTCCGCCCCGTACTCGGCGATGTGGCAACGCTAACCCCGACAACCGTCAACGGTCAGACAGATAATATCGGTGTAATGCCCTATCTATCTGTTATCGCCAATCTGCACCATAAAGACTTAGGTACGGCATCCAAAGCAGTAGAAAAAGCGATTGCCGAATTGGGAGAACTACCGAGAGGGCTTACCATTCAGCAGGTCGGACTTACCGAAGTGCTTGACGAAACCCTGTCAAGCCTGCAAGGCGGTCTTTTGGTAGCCGTAGTAGTAATATTCCTGATGCTTGCCGCCAATTTCCAATCGTTTAAAGTATCATTTACCGTATTGAGTGCCGTTCCTGCCGTAGTTCTCGGTTCGTTACTCTTGTTATTGGCAACAGGTTCAACACTCAACCTGCAATCCGCAATGGGGATTATCCTTTCCGTAGGTGTTTCCATTGCCAATGCCGTTTTGCTGATTACCAATGCCGAAACACTAAGGCGTAACAATGGTGATGCCATTAAATCGGCAAAAGAAGCCGCTTCCGTGAGGTTGCGACCAATCATAATGACAAGTATTGCGATGATTGCAGGAATGTTGCCGATGGCAATCGGTCACGGAGAAGCAGGCGAACAGACCGCTCCGCTCGGTAGGGCTGTTATCGGCGGTCTGATATTTTCGACAATTGCGGTACTGATTATACTTCCGCTGGTCTTTGCTTGGGTACAGGGCAAATCAAAAACGCAATCCGTTTCCTTAGACCCTGATGATAAAGACAGCACTTATTACGAACCATTAACAGAACAATAAAAATGAATACACAGAAAATAGGGCTTATCCTCTTTTTATCCTTGCTTTTTATAGCTTGCGATAATACACCAAAAGAGAAAGAAAAATCGGTCGCAGATACTCCCCAACAGGAAGCCGTTGCAACCACTTTTACGTTGAAAAGGGATAGTATTACCTCGGAGGTTAGATTGCCTGCCGAGTTGCAGGCATTCCGTGAAGTGGATTTGTATGCTAAGGTCAGCAGTTACGTGAACAAACTTAATGTAGATGTAGGTTCGCAGGTCAGGGCTGGTCAGGTATTGATACAGTTGGAAGCACCCGAAATCGCTTCACAGTTGAACGCCGCCAAATCCAACCTGCATTCCCGTGAAGCTATCTATACAGCAAGCAACAGTACCTATCAACGGCTTTTGGAAACGAGCAAGGTCGAGGGTACAATATCCAAGAACGATTTAGAACAGGCATCTTCAAAAAAAGATGCAGATTTGGCACAGTTCAAAGCCGCACAGGCTACCTATCAGGAAGTACAGACAATGCAAAGTTACCTGCAAATCAAAGCACCTTTTGATGGTATAATAACAGTAAGAAATGTCAATATCGGGGCGTTTGTCGGAGGAGGCACACAGACACCTTTGCTTTCCATACAGCAACAGAACCATTTGAGGTTAGCCGTATCCGTGCCGAGTGCCTATTCGGGCTATCTCAAGACAGGCGACCAACTTACGTTTACTGTACCTTATATCAAAGGGGAAACATTCAAAGCAAATATCAGCCGTATGGCAGGGGCATTGGATAAAACACTCCGTTCGCAGTTGGTGGAGTTGGATATCCCCAATGCTGATAAAAAACTATTGGCAGGAACGGTTGCCGATGTTTCCATATCGCTGAAAAGTAGAAATAATCCATTTGTAGTACCCAAAACCGCTGTTATGACTACCCAAGAGGGCGTTTTTGTAATTAAAGTAGCAGATAATAAAGCACACCATATAAAGGTGGAACTTGGTTTGGAAACAGCAGAGAACATTGAGATTTTCAGCGACCAACTTGCAGAAAATGATACGTTGATGGTCAAAGCAACAGAAGATATAACTAATGGAAGTACGGTAAATCAAACCAAATAGTTATGAAAATCGGAATTATCGGAGCAGGAAATATGGGGCAGACTTTGACAAAGCATTTTGTCAAAGCAGGTCACGAAGTTTCCATTGCAAACTCAAAAGGTGCTGAAACCTTACAGGTATTGGCTTCGCAAATCGGTATAGAAGCCGTATCGGTTTATAAAGTGGCAAGAGAAAATGAATTGATAATAATCGCTATACCACAATCGGGCATTTTGAAGTTGCCCAAAGACTTATTTAATGGTG
This genomic stretch from Chryseobacterium sp. POL2 harbors:
- the mobB gene encoding conjugal transfer protein MobB produces the protein MIAKIGRSENLYGALAYNNLKVEKENGQILFANKIIETANGQYSVAQLAQSFAPYLMANLNTEKHTLHISLNPDPNDKVSDDTYREMAQQYMREMGYGEQPFVVFKHTDIDRSHIHIVSVCVDENGKKISDKFEKIRSMNICRELEQQHNLIPATDKERQQNNKIFKPVDYKAGDVKSQIASVVRHLPNYYQYQSLGEYNALLSLFNITTEKVEGELQGKMRQGLLYIPLNEKGERAGHPFKASLFGKNAGLPALELHFAKCKTDLKDNPTKQTLKSAVTIALQSTADELSFKKQLSAQGINVVVRRNDTGRIYGMTFIDHNSKTVWNGSRLAKELSANTFNDYWNNNIKPDIKEPDEPQEKKSTSNDADLPTEELHHLFDLNIPDKKDDGLIEAFGGLLLPEAQGEDYEEQDFANKLKKKRKRKRALQ
- the mobC gene encoding conjugal transfer protein MobC; its protein translation is MQGEDDLRGLAKIMAFMRAVSIIIVLMHLYWFCYGFFIQRGWTLEIINKILGNFNRTAGLFEHTLYTKVFALVLLALSCLGTKGVKDEKITWGKIYVALVIGFVLFFLNFPLLKLPLNTATFLYILTTSLGYIALMVAGVWMSRLLRSNLMDDVFNNENESFQQETKLMQNEYSVNLPTKFYYKNKWNDGWINIVNPFRATIVLGTPGSGKSYAIVNNYIKQQIEKGFSMYIYDFKFDDLSTIAYNHLLKNRDKYKVQPKFYVINFDDPRKSHRCNPLNPDFMTDISDAYEAAYTIMLNLNRSWIQKQGDFFVESPIILLAAIIWYLKIYDNGKYCTFPHAIELLNKKYADVFTILTSYADLENYLSPFMDAWQGGAQDQLQGQIASAKIPLSRMISPSLYWVMTGDDFSLDINNPNEPKILCVGNNPDRQNIYSAALGLYNSRIVKLINKKGQLKSSVIIDELPTIYFRGLDNLIATARSNKVAVCLGFQDFSQLIRDYGDKEAKVIQNTVGNIFSGQVVGETAKSLSERFGKVLQKRQSMTINRNDKSTSISTQLDSLIPASKISTLTQGMFVGSVSDNFDERIEQKIFHAEIVVDNEKVATETKAYQKIPQILSFTDDNGMDNMKRDIESNYRQIKLDIVHIVESEMERIKNDPDLQHLIQQD
- a CDS encoding helix-turn-helix domain-containing protein; its protein translation is MDDILKIESISEYNKLRGLETFHPLVTVFDFAEVGAMPSLAFNLNLFAVYLNDLKCGILKYGRNHYDYQEGTLIFVAPRQVMRVKHRLKEFTPQGWGLLFDAELLKGTSLAQRIKDYTFFSYDVNEALHLSDAEREIVLDCFTKIQNELRHAVDKHSKMLIASNIELLLNYCIRFYDRQFITRENENRGILEKFERLLYEYFLSDKPKTIGLPSVAYCAEKFHLSASYFGDLIKKETGKTAKEYIQGKIIEIAKHKIFDEHKTVNEIAEELGFKYPQHFTRFFKQQVGHTPIEYRRMN
- a CDS encoding helix-turn-helix domain-containing protein, giving the protein MSKNDNGHISEWLNEEFAYRETDLRMFMSNHYKLEMGFALLCVSGEALLTIGVLENRIIPDTELIVLPKSTISLVSASEDFRVRMFVFSSELMDNTSLRLGSSLFLFLRDTPFFQHTPNCTLLRNLNVLMDNAELVSGEKTNEMVELMRFNFLQNYFIYLYDKCQNHFSHLFKTYSHKRSLFFQFLSILDEHYEKERNVAFYADQLAITPRYLRKITAENANFKSPKEMIDKRLIIEIETLLYKTDYSLQEIAEQLNFPDQSYLSRYFKSHKGCSPLHYRKAIKFLN
- a CDS encoding pyridoxamine 5'-phosphate oxidase family protein → MKTILEFLRANAPYSLATVENNKPKVRPIGFLLEVDGKLSFYTSKVKNVYKQLESNANAEICALGKMGWMRISGTVTFNDSPEITQKWLEVAPFLKFVYKDRPELLTACSFDGITVEFRPVQGSDVPEFVAGWETFKDAEGGIVYTNTY
- a CDS encoding MarR family transcriptional regulator, with translation MEATEKKVLETMLKIGVPTNAGKIAEQSEMDKNEVIKAMKVLRETGRIVSPKRCFWQPIK
- a CDS encoding TolC family protein — protein: MSQYFRILSIATYISVSMLFVFSGKTYGQILPLKEAIDKGVSNFGGLNAKRNYANASNENVIRAKREYLPNLNLSAQQNYGTINGQNGAMYGLNGLGVASSGLPLPEQNWNAAFGALYLVNVNWEFFNFGRTQQQVRLAKSDADVYKKDYEQEIFQHKVKIAAAYLNLLASQRLLTSQERNLQRTEAFYNNVATRVKNGLLAGVDSVTASAEVSKAKILLNQTKEQVKVQNNELVNFLGEEPYNIISDTTFINKRPQATLFANNENPDHPTRLFFQSKINKSLAQEKLYKKQYMPSFLLYGVYQTRASGFSSDYATDQTAFTQNYFDGISPDRQNYLFGVGVTWNLTSISRYSKNVTAQRLITKGLEEEYKAIDIELRNREDAAASRLEYAIANHNEAPLQVEAAQKAYIQRLTLYNNGLSTLIDVINAQYLLNRAETDRDIAFVNVWQALLMKAAANGDFNLFINEF
- a CDS encoding efflux RND transporter permease subunit; translated protein: MNLIRFALRKPISILVLVAGILFFGIGSVRDIKVDILPKMDLPVIYISQPFGGYTPDQMEAYFTKNYASVLLLANGIKSIETKNLQGLSLLKLTYHEGTNMAQAAGELTALVNRVQVAFPPSSQPPYVVRFDASSLPVGQLVLKSKTRSNNELQELANNYVRSSFTSIQGLTAPQAFGGSSRTIEINVDPARLRAHNLTADQLVQAIRLNNQTAPSGNVRIGDLNYMTPTNTSIKVLEQFAEIPLFKGEVANVRLGDVATIKDGADLSTGYALVDGKRSVYISIAKAADASTWEVVKNLKASLAKIQNSLPEDVEVSYEFDQSVYVINSVKTLVTEGAIGAILTGLMVILFLGDRRAALIVILTIPISVIAGVFFLKLFGFTINLMTLSGLALSIGILVDESTVTIENIHQHLDMGKSKARAIVDACLEIALPKLLILLCILAMFAPAITMSGMAGALFLPLSLAIGFSMITSFLLSQTFVPVMANWLMKTHKKETENKEPNKPNRFEKVKVSFVRLLDKLMAVRKIATIGYFIIITGIAALLITTIGRDVMPKVNSSQFQLRVRAPEGTRMERTEEITKDILRIINETVGEQHVGISSAFAGTHPASSSTSPIYLFMSGSHEAVLRVALKDYRVDMDDFKDKLREQILKAHPNLNLYFEQIDLTDKILGKGSPTPIEVRVAGRDKKVNKEYADKLIALLEKDNTFRDLQTLQSTNYPAMDININRTRAAELGVDMSEISRSLVASTSSSRYTEKNIWLDEKWGFAFNVQVQIPPDKMGNISQLGQIPLRNNSLRPVLGDVATLTPTTVNGQTDNIGVMPYLSVIANLHHKDLGTASKAVEKAIAELGELPRGLTIQQVGLTEVLDETLSSLQGGLLVAVVVIFLMLAANFQSFKVSFTVLSAVPAVVLGSLLLLLATGSTLNLQSAMGIILSVGVSIANAVLLITNAETLRRNNGDAIKSAKEAASVRLRPIIMTSIAMIAGMLPMAIGHGEAGEQTAPLGRAVIGGLIFSTIAVLIILPLVFAWVQGKSKTQSVSLDPDDKDSTYYEPLTEQ